From a region of the Babylonia areolata isolate BAREFJ2019XMU chromosome 25, ASM4173473v1, whole genome shotgun sequence genome:
- the LOC143299561 gene encoding 2-hydroxyacylsphingosine 1-beta-galactosyltransferase-like: protein MTVHTYAFPFLSPRCRGVTFQHKLSELDIPILCFREVVMERMAESSASVSATRMRAVCVLVALCACSVWKGSEGKRVLMLPMPFTSHTKYHTNVARALSALGHEVWVTMPDYLLARKVLDTSSLTVVEYQTDDHIEERIMEGFRDNYFRGQRDDWFIFINFLKAHADNVLTNQSFFQEIKALRPEFVIIDNIPNLRVMSIIPYRLGIPFAFLGTAYDPIAQRVPFSLADSPVPIFPFTHHMTLAQKLQSAAVHIMTALYDMTTHPHAVSRYAPEMPYIPLDMLVAKADLWLVEVDHVLDYPRPSLPNVKLIGGTATGPAKPLSPPFSSFMDTATQGVVIVSFGSYILDLPKPISDKVFKVLMELPFKAVFRSNLTSPDPGKILTAAWIPQNDLLGHSNTKVFVSHSGKNGQYEALFHAVPVLATPIFADQVYNAERARTKGFGETVDIRTVSAEEFREAIVQVATTKSYKDSISKASEIFQIEFGVPMERAAFWLDHVMKYGGAYMHSAGQEMPFYQFLGLDVLFCYFAVFLVILLVPSVSLYLCYTCMFCRRKQKIE from the exons ATGACAGTCCACACCTAcgcctttccctttctttcgcCACGTTGCAGAGGAGTTACGTTTCAGCACAAGCTATCAGAGCTCGACATCCCCATTCTGTGCTTCCGTGAAGTTGTCATGGAGAGGATGGCGG AGTCTTCAGCATCAGTCAGCGCCACCAGGATGCGTGCGGTATGTGTGTTGGTGGCgctgtgtgcgtgcagtgtgtggaaGGGGTCGGAGGGCAAGAGAGTGCTGATGCTGCCCATGCCCTTCACCAGCCACACCAAGTACCACACCAACGTTGCACGTGCCCTGTCCGCACTGGGTCACGAGGTGTGGGTGACCATGCCGGACTACCTGCTGGCCAGGAAGGTTCTGGACACCAGCAGCCTGACGGTGGTGGAGTACCAGACTGACGACCACATCGAGGAGCGGATCATGGAAGGCTTCAGGGACAACTACTTCCGGGGCCAGAGGGACGACTGGTTCATCTTCATCAACTTCCTCAAGGCCCATGCTGACAACGTGCTGACCAACCAAAGCTTCTTTCAGGAGATCAAGGCTCTCCGGCCAGAGTTCGTCATCATCGATAACATTCCCAACCTGAGAGTGATGTCCATCATTCCCTACCGACTGGGAATTCCTTTTGCTTTCCTGGGCACGGCCTATGACCCCATAGCCCAGAGGGTCCCCTTCTCCCTGGCGGACAGTCCCGTTCCTATATTCCCCTTCACCCATCACATGACGCTGGCCCAGAAACTACAGAGCGCAGCCGTTCATATCATGACTGCTCTGTACGATATGACCACCCACCCTCACGCTGTGTCCCGCTACGCCCCTGAGATGCCCTACATTCCCTTAGACATGCTGGTGGCCAAAGCTGACCTCTGGCTGGTGGAGGTTGATCACGTGCTGGACTACCCCCGGCCCTCCCTGCCCAACGTGAAGCTGATCGGGGGCACGGCCACAGGGCCTGCCAagcctctgtctcctcccttcaGCTCCTTCATGGACACCGCCACACAGGGCGTGGTCATCGTCTCTTTCGGCAGCTACATCCTTGACCTTCCCAAACCCATCAGTGACAAGGTCTTCAAGGTCCTGATGGAGCTGCCCTTCAAAGCTGTGTTCAGGTCCAACCTGACGTCCCCAGACCCGGGCAAGATTCTCACGGCAGCTTGGATCCCGCAGAACGACCTGCTGGGTCACAGCAACACCAAGGTGTTCGTCAGCCACAGCGGCAAGAATGGTCAGTACGAGGCTCTCTTCCACGCCGTGCCTGTCTTGGCCACGCCCATCTTTGCTGACCAAGTCTACAACGCAGAGCGCGCCCGGACCAAGGGCTTTGGAGAGACAGTGGACATCAGAACGGTCAGTGCTGAGGAGTTCAGAGAAGCCATCGTCCAAGTAGCTACCACTAAGAGTTACAAAGACTCCATCAGTAAGGCTTCTGAAATTTTCCAGATAGAGTTCGGTGTACCCATGGAGAGGGCAGCTTTCTGGCTGGATCACGTGATGAAGTATGGTGGAGCGTACATGCACTCTGCCGGACAGGAGATGCCTTTCTATCAGTTCCTGGGACTTGATGTATTGTTTTGCTATTTTGCTGTTTTCTTGGTCATACTTCTTGTTCCTAGCGTGTCTTTATACTTGTGTTACACATGTATGTTTTGCAGACGGAAACAAAAAATTGAGTGA